Genomic window (Spirosoma sp. KCTC 42546):
ATTACTCGCCCGATGGGAAATACATTTATTTCAACTCGTACCGTACCGGACACATGCAGATCTGGCGGATGCTGGCCGATGGCTCAAAACCCGAGCAATTGACCTTTGATGAAAATTCGAACTGGTTTGCGCACCCCTCGCCCGATAATAACTGGATCGTTTACATCGCCTACATGTCTGATGAAAAACAAGCCCATTTATTTGGCAAAAACGTTAAGCTACGCCTGATGAATACCAAAACCAAAGCCGTCAAAGATATAACCCCCGTCTTTTATGGAGGTCAAGGCACAATCAACGTACCTTCGTGGAGCCCCGACAGCCGGAAAATCGCTTTCGTTAGCTACTTAGTAAAATAGCTCTAAATCCTCCTTTATTTTTCCTATGAAAAAAGATAGCGGCTACGGCCGGCCCTCAACCTCAAGAAGGCAATTTTTGCAGCAAATTGGTGCGACCAGCCTGGTGGCGGCATCCTCGCCTTTGTCGTCACTGGCTGCTCAGGCAAAAGCTGAAGAACGCATCCTACATTATGAAAAACCGGTTTCGTCCAATGATACCATTCGATTGGGGGTTATTGGGTATGGCGTTCAGGGCCATTTTGACCTGGCTACAGCCCTTAAAGTGCCGGGTGTTGAATTGGCAGGCATCTGCGATTTATATACGGGCCGACTGGAAAACGCCAAAGAAAAATTTGGCAATGAACTATATACCACCCGTAATTATAAAGAACTCCTGGACCGGAAAGACATCGACGCGGTGATTATTGCTACGCATGATGTCTGGCACGCACGTATTACCCTGGATGCGCTGGCGAAAGGCAAGCACGTGTATTGCGAAAAGCCGATGGTCTATAAAATTAGCCAGGGCTATCCGGTCATAGCTGCCGCCAAACAAGCGGGCAAGGTATTGCAGGTGGGCAGTCAACGGGTTAGTAGCCTCGGTTATGCCAAGGCAAAAGAACTGCTGGCAGCTGGTGAAATTGGTAAACTCAACATGGTGAATGCCGTGTATGACCGGCAAAGCTCGATTGGCGCCTGGGAATACACAATTCCCAAGGATGCGGATGCCATGACCACCGATTGGGAACGGTTTATTGGTGTTACGGCCAAAATGCCGTTCGATGCCAAAAAGTTTTTCTGGTGGCGGGCCTTTAAAGAAGTGGGTACGGGCGTAGCAGGCGACTTATTTATTCACCTGTTGAGCGGCTCTCACTTTATCACCAACTCAAAAGGACCCAAAAGCATTTATAGTACCGGGCAGTTCAGCTATTGGAAAGACGGACGAAATCTACCTGATGTAATGTCGGGCGTGATGCAATATCCCGATAGCCCGGAACACGCTGCGTTTCAGTTAACCTTACAGGTGAATTTTATTAGTGGCACAGGCGGGCAGGAAGTGATCCGCCTGGTTGGTTCGGAAGGAGTCATTGATGTGGTTGGTAACAACATCAGCGTTAAACATAGTCTTATGCCCGAAGCGCCTGGCTTTGGCGGTTATGACTCTTTGTTCACGTTCTCCAAACGTATGCAGGATGACATGCAGAAGGAGTACGACGCCAAATGGACTGCCGACCAGCGAAAAAGACCAACCAAAGAAGATATTGTCTTTAAAGCCCCTGATGGCTACAGCGACCATCTAGACCACTTCACTAATTTCTTTGATGCCATCAGAATGGGTAAACCTGTTGTTGAGGATGCTACGTTCGGCTTCCGGGCAGCCGCGCCAGCCTTATCTTGTAACGCTAGTTTTTTAAGCAAAAAGATCGTGCATTGGGACCCTGTTACTATGAAACTTGTGCAATAGTATTTTTGGCTTTAAGGTTCGCTCATCCTTGATGGACAGTAAGTTGCCTTAGTTCAGCTACGCCATTTGGCAACTGAACTAAGGCATTTTTTGTAACGCCAGGTAATCAAACAGGATGAATAGGGTTGATTGGCTTACTCTCGTTTAAGCTTATTTCTTACGCTAGATTATTCCTGACTAACGTATAATGCGTCAATTTTACAGACATCAATAACGGTTTCATACCTTTTCTTCGCTGATTCATGAAAGCTGTCGTCATCCATCGCCCCGGCTCAGCCGAGGAGCTTGTTCTCCAGGAGCGGCCTATACCTATTCCAACTGATGGGCAGGTGCTGGTAAAAGTGAACGCCTTTGGCCTGAACCGGTCTGAACTGATGACCCGCAAAGGCTTATCGCCCAATGTTCAGTTCCCGCGAGTGCTGGGTATCGAATGCGTTGGTGAGGTGGAAACCGACCCTTCCGGCCAGTATGCCAAAGGCCAGCCGGTAATGGCACTGATGGGCGGTATGGGTCGGGACTTTGACGGCAGCTATGCCGAGTACACGGTTTTGCCCAAACACTTGTTGCACCCGTTTCAGAGCATGCTTCCCTGGGAGGTGCTGGGTGCCATTCCGGAAATGTTTCAGACCGTACACGGCTCGCTACAGCTGGCCCTGGGTATTCAACCCGGCGAAACGCTGCTTGTACGGGGAGGTACGTCGTCGGTAGGCATGCTGGCTATTCAGATCGCTAAAAACCTGGGTCTTACGGTACTGGCTACTACCCGAAATGTGCAGAAAGAATCGGCCTTGCGGGATAATGGAGCCACACACGTATTAATCGATGACGGGAAACTGAGCGAGGCAGTACGGGCTATTTTTCCCGAGGGCGTTGATAAGGTGCTGGAGCTGGTAGGTACATCTACCCTGCACGATTCATTGAGTTGCCTCAAGCCCGGTGGTATGGGCTGCATGAGTGGTATGTTATCCGAAACCTGGGCAATACCGAACTTTGCGCCCATGGAGTTCATTCCGTCTACGGTTAAGCTGACTGTCTACGACTCTGGCCAGATCAGTAGTTCAACAACAGCTTTTCAGGAGTTTATCCGCGAGGTTGAAGCGGGCCAGGTGAAACTATCGGTGAGCCAGGTGTTTCGGTTAGATCAGATCGTGGAGGCCCACCGATTCATGGAGCAAAATCAGGGTGCTGGTAAGATCGTCGTATTGCCCTAACCCTCAGAAGAAAAGTGATTACTTCCTATTGCAGTTGACAATCTGGATGGAAATTCGTTCGGGGCGTAGTAGGAGCGGACAGGAAGCTCCATTGTCTTCTACAAAATGGGCTACGGGCTGATCTCATAAGGAAGCTAAAGTAGATTCAATCCATTACTTGTTTTGAAGACTATAACTCTGTATGCAGTCCACTGCGGCAGATTCAGAACTGGTATGCCCTCGTATCGTCAAACAAAATTTTATGAAATCGCTATTCGCTCTTCTCGTACTGCTAATTGGTACCAGCACGTATGTTCAGGCTCAATCACCCCAAAAAGGCAAGGCTAACGTTATACGCACACTTATTGTAGATGGGCAGAATAACCATGAACAATGGCCTAAGATCACCTTTATGATGAAGCGCTACCTCGAAGAAACCGGTAAATTTTCGGTCGACGTAAAGCGATCTTATTATACCTGGAACGGAGATGCCCTGATTGAGAAATATAAAATCCCTGGTGTTCAGACGACCAAAGCTTTACCCAAAGCCAGGGCAGACTCCAGCTTCCACCCCGACTTTTCTAAGTACGACCTTGTCATCTGCAACTTTGGCTGGAATGCTGCTCCCTGGTCCGACGAAACGCAGGCTGATTTTGAAAGCTTCATAAAAAAAGGGGGCGGCCTGGTGGTAGTTCATGCGGCCGATAATTCGTTTCCTATGTGGCCCGCCTACAACAAAATGATCGGTCTCGGCGGGTGGGGGGACCGTACTGAAAAAGATGGTCCTTTTGTGTATTACGACAACGAAGGAAAGCTAATTCGAGATACACAGCCTGGTCGCGCCGGATCGCACGGTGCACAGGCCGAGTTCCTGATTACGGTTCGGGATGCCAACCACCCCATTACGAAAGGCATGCCATTAACCTGGATGCATACCAAAGACGAGATGTATGACCGTCTGCGCGGGCCCGCCGAGAACATGACCGTGCTGGCAACCGCTTTCTCGTCAAAAGAGAACAAAGGCACCGACCGCAACGAACCCATGCTGATGACCATTAACTATGGGAAAGGTCGGATTTTTCACACGCCCCTGGGCCATGTCGATTACTCCGTCGAATGCGTTGGGTTTATCACCTGCCTGCAACGGGGTGCTCAGTGGGCTGCCACCGGCAAAGTCGATATTCCCATTCCTGCCGATTTCCCAACGCCAACTGCCACCAGCAAACGGAGCTTTGTTGAATAAGCATGGTTGACTAGTGATTTAGACCACCAGCAGCCCTGCTGCTCGCCAGTCGGCCCAGCCCTCAGTTTGCTGAAAGGCAAGAAAACTGCCCAGGCCAGCCTGCTCAAAGGTAGCCCTTAGCTGTTGGAGAGTCAGTGGTACGGGTGCGTTTTGGCTAAATTGGGGCCAGTATTGCATCAGCCATTGACCCATTGTAAGGGGTAAGTCTAGCACCAGATCATCCTGCCGCCGGGCAAAAGTCAGTTCCGCCTGTGGTACCGATCGCCCCTGGGTGGACGACCGCCGTCCCCGACGCGGTTCCACTATGGCCAGCGTGGGCGCGTGACCCGGCCAGACCACCAGCGCATGGCTGCGTAGTAGGTCTTCGGTGGTATCGGCAATGGCCTCGTCAATGTAATCGGGTGGCACGGTGGTGGGTGGTACCCGGAAGGTAAACCAACTGGCCAGCGGAATCTCCAGCCCAACACCGTGCATGTAATTGAACAGCGATTTCCGAAGCCCCTCGGCAAAGCGCTCATGGTCGGCCCCCAGTGGATCCGCATGGTCAAGATCGTTATCGGCAAAGGGACCATCGATAGGCCCAATGCGCTGTACGTCGAACCCGGCCGGATGCAGGCCTACGGGGCTATGAGCGGTCATGGCAAACCGATGCCAGAAGCCCGATTGAACCACTCCGATGGCAAACAACTGCCGTACCATTTCCAGCGAGTCGATGGTTTCCTGATCAGTCTGCGTCGGGAAACCATACATCAAATACGCATGAACCATGATGCCAGCGGTAGTGAAGTGATTGGCCACGCGAGCCACCTGCGCCACCGTAACGCCTTTCTTCATCCGCTCAAGCAACCGATCCGACGCCACTTCCAGGCCCCCCGATACGGCAATACAACCCGATAGTTTGAGCAGTTGGCACAAATCGGCCGTAAACGCTTTTTCGAAACGGATGTTGGTCCACCAGACCACCGTTAATCCCCGGCGAAGGATTTCCAGCGCCAGGTCCCGCATGAGCGCCGGTGGAGCGGCTTCATCCACAAAGTGGAAACCGTTCTGCCCCGTTTGGGTCATAATGGTTTCAATACGGTCGCAAAGTAGCCCGGCGGTGAGAGGTTCATAGCGGGCAATATAGTCGAGGGATATGTCGCAGAACGAGCACTTGCCCCAATAGCAACCGTGGGCCAGGGTTAGCTTATTCCAGCGACCATCACTCCACAACCGGTGCATGGGATTAGTCACCTCAATCACCGACAGATAGTTGTTGAGCGGCAAATCGGCATAATCGGGGGTGCCGGTGTCGCGCTGCGCTACATCCCGGTCGATAGCCCCGTTTTGATAGACCACTTGTCCATCCACCCGCATAAATGTCCGTTTCAGGTTAGTAGCCTCTCGCTTACCGCGCAGGTGTTCGAGCAACGAGCGCAGAGGTGCTTCCCCATCGTCCAGACTCACAAAATCCACATAATCGAACAGGCGCGGTTCCCGCAGGCTGCGGAGTTCGGTATTGGCATAGCCCCCGCCCAGTACTACCCGAACCGCCGGATAGTGTTGTTTCAGATGCCGCCCGCACAGCAATGCCCCGAACAGATTTCCTGGAAATGGGACCGTCAGGCAAACCACGGTTGGTTGATACTGCGCCATTTTCTGATCCAACAAGTGCAATAGCGTTTGGCCAACCAGCGTATCGGGGGCCGTTAAGGAAGCCTGTAGGTCATCAAAATGAGTAGCAGTTCGGCCCAGGCGTTCGGCATATCGGCTGAAGCCAAAATGCGGATCAATCGCTTCAGCCAGTAAATCACCAATGTCTTCCAGATAGAGGGTGGCTAAATGCCGTGCTTTGTCATGCAGTCCCATAGTCCCGAAGGCCCAGTCCAGTTCATCGACTTCCGCAAAACGGGAGGATTCGGGCAGGTAACTCCGGTCGGCAATGGTATGAGCCAGGGTGGGGTTTCGGTGTTGCAAAAACCGGATCGTCGGCTCAATTGTGGCTACATAATCGGCCCGTAACCGTAGCATCCGCTGGCTGTTCTGGCTAAGGTTCGCCACGGCGGAGGCTTGTGCAAACAGATTGGTCAGTCCTTGTTTGGAGAAAAGGCTCAGGATCGTTTCAATACCCAGGTCTGCCTGATGCGCCACCACCGGCTCACCATCAGAGAGGGCAAGCGTATTCAGGTAACCTTTCAGATAAGCGGTAGCGGGATAGGGTGTGTTGAGTTGGGTAAACGGGGGCGTCAGCAACAGCACGCGATTGGTCATGAGCATATCCTGGAAGGCCATCCCAGGCGTTAATGAATAACTCCCCAACGAATACGCCCGGTATATCATTCCAGGCCGTGCTGAACCTGCCAGATTTAACTGGAGGGTTTCGCAACCGTTTTTTGACCAACGAGGGATGAAGAATACTACGATTGTAATTGCGCTCAGCTGTAGGTCCAAATTCGGCTTTTATTATTCGTACCTATAGCTGAGCATAATGGTTAGAGCGGCCGTAGTTTGATGTTGCGGAACCAGACATTGGTATTCCAGTCCTGTAAACCAATTCGCCCCGTGAGCTTTCCTTTCCCAACGGGGGCATCTTTGAGCTTACTGGCCGCCATTCGCTGTTTCCAGTCGGAGCTGGTCAGGTCGTGTTCCTGAACGGTGAAGCCGTTTATGGTAACAATCAGTTTGCTCTTTTTTAGGCTCATTGTTAGCTGATTCCAGCTTCCCAGCGGTTTGGGCTCCTGCATACGGACGTCGGCCAGACCAAACAGATCGCCGGAGCTGTGCGGATGGGCTGACTCTTTTTGATAGAGCGCATCATCTCCCACCTGAACTTCAAGGCCGGTATCATAAATTTTTTTGTTCTGAGCTTCTTCCTGGACAAAGAAAAAGAATCCGCTGTTGGTATACTTTTCGATTTTGAATTCCGCTTTAAACTCAAAATCACCCGAAATTATCGCATCGGTCACTAAATCACCTGCGTCGCGGGCCGTTGTAGCTGTTTGGGGAACATCCAGATGCAGCACGCCCTGTTCTATTTTCCAGGTTGCGGGAACACCTTTCCCATTGTATCGATGCCAGCCTTTCAGATCATGTCCATCAAAGAGTAATTTCCAGCCTTCTTTCTTTTCCTGGGCCGACAAGGTATTGAGGGGCTGCGCTTGTACAAGTGAACAAGCTAGATAAGTGATCAAACCAAAGGCCACAAGTTTAGCGAACATTCGTAGTTAGATTTAGGGTGATATAAAAATGGGAAAAACTGATTGAATCAGGAGTTATTCAGCAAAGAGCTATTGCGAGCGGACATACTATGTCGGTTTCATTATTATGTGCCTATATGGGTTATATAACTTTTTCTTACCTATTTCTGAGTAGGAGTGGGGTATCTTTGGGGTAGATTACTTGTATACCTGTCAGGACTAGTCAGTACCATACGATATGAGAATAATAGGTGTTGCATTGGTGTGTGCGGTGGCGCTAAGCGTACAACTTAGTGCGCAAAATGTGGTGAAAACCTCGTTTCCGGATGGAAGCCCGATCAGCAGCTGGTTTACGACGATCCGCAAGGTAAGTCTTTCCCAGCTCGGAAAGTCGTATGTGATTTCCAACTTTGGCGTAACAGCCGACAGTACCCTTGTGCAGACCGACGCTATTCAGAAAGTCATTGATATGGCAGCCCGGAAGGGCGGGGGCGTAGTGGTGATCCCCAAAGGTACGTTTATGAGTGGAGCATTATTTTTCAAGCCCAAAACCCATTTGTACCTGGCAGAAGGGGCTGTCCTTAAAGGCTCCAATAACATTGCTGACTACCCAAAATTGCCATCGCGGATGGAAGGCCAGAGTCTGGATTACTTTGCCGCCCTGGTGAATGCCTATCAGGTCGATGGCTTCACAATTTCAGGAAAAGGGGTGATTGATGGCAATGGGCTGCGTTTTTGGGAAGCTTTTTGGGCCAGACGAAAAGAAAATCCCAACTGTACGAATCTGGAGGTTTCCCGCCCGAGGCTGGTATTTATCTGGAAATGCAACAACGTTCAGGTTCAGGATATTAAGCTGCATAATGCGGGTTTCTGGACCAGTCATTACTATCAGTGCCAGAACCTGAAAGTACTGGATGCGCATATTTATTCGCCTTACAAACCTGTGAAAGCCCCCAGCACGGATGCTATTGATCTGGATGCGTGCTCTAACGTTTTGATTAAAGGGTGTTATATGTCGGTCAATGATGACGCGATTGCCCTTAAAGGTGGTAAAGGCCCCTGGGCCGACCGTGTGCCAAGTAACGGTGCCAACACCAATATCATCATTGAGGATTGTGAATTTGGCTTTTGCCATTCAGCACTTACCTGCGGTAGCGAAGCGATTCACAACCGGAACATTATCATGCGTAACTGTCATGTGAACGAGGCTAGCCGGGTGTTGTGGCTGAAGATGCGGCCAGATACCCCTCAACTTTACGAATACATAACGCTCGAAAATATAAAAGGCCAGGCGCATAGCCTTCTGTATGTGAAACCCTGGACGCAGTTTTTCGATTTACAAGGACGCCCGGATGTACCACTTTCCTACTCCGACCATGTGAGTCTCAAACATATCGAACTTAGTTGCGATACGTTCTTCGACGTGGCTATTTCAGAATACGACAGGCTATCCAATTTTATCTTCGAAAACGTTGCGGTCGAAAGCAAAAACGCGGCTATTGATAAAAAGGTTGTTAACGGATTTAGGCTCAAAAATGTGAAAATCAATCATACGATCGTGGAATAATCGGGTGCCGTAGTCAAGGGCGAAAATATGCCTGACCAGCTACTAATATTGCACTGACCCAGCTTGATCGTTTTAAAACGTGGCTACTGCTGCATGAAGGTCCGAATCAAGAAAATCTGTGATCATTGGAACTCACTCTAGAAGCATCGATCAACTAAACTAGTATTACCCGCTGGCTATGAAAAAACAAGTGCTTTTTATACAGGGTGGAGGTAAAGATGGATATGAGGCAGACGCCAAGTTGGTGGCCTCCCTCCAAAACGCATTGGGGATGGATTATGAGATCAGTTACCCCCGGATGCAGACGGATGAAGCTGCCCCGGATTATGGTTGGCTGAAGCAAATCGGAAATGAAATTGGGAAACTCAAAGGCGATGCTGTTTTGGTTGCCCATTCATTGGGTGCTTCCCTGCTGCTTAAATACCTGTCTGAATATAAGGCGTCGAAAAAGGTAGACCGGGTTTTCCTGCTGGCTCCCCCATTTTGGACGGGTAAAGAGGAATGGGTACAGGGGTTAAAACTGCAGGAAGATTTCGCCGAACGCCTTCCCCCAACCAGTCGATTCTTCTTTTACCATTGCCGGGACGATGAAGAGGTACCGGTTGATCAGTTTACCACTTACCGACAAACGCTTCCAGGGGCAACTTTTCGCGAAATTGAACGGGGTGGACATCAGCTTGGAAATAATCTTACTCTGGTAGCAAAGGATATTAAAGCCCAATAAATTCAGATGAAGTAAGTACGAGTTCGCTTAGCACAGCAACCGTAAACTTAACAAACGAATAAAAACATCCAGATACCAATTACCTTTTTTGCATCACGCTTATTC
Coding sequences:
- a CDS encoding Gfo/Idh/MocA family protein, with product MKKDSGYGRPSTSRRQFLQQIGATSLVAASSPLSSLAAQAKAEERILHYEKPVSSNDTIRLGVIGYGVQGHFDLATALKVPGVELAGICDLYTGRLENAKEKFGNELYTTRNYKELLDRKDIDAVIIATHDVWHARITLDALAKGKHVYCEKPMVYKISQGYPVIAAAKQAGKVLQVGSQRVSSLGYAKAKELLAAGEIGKLNMVNAVYDRQSSIGAWEYTIPKDADAMTTDWERFIGVTAKMPFDAKKFFWWRAFKEVGTGVAGDLFIHLLSGSHFITNSKGPKSIYSTGQFSYWKDGRNLPDVMSGVMQYPDSPEHAAFQLTLQVNFISGTGGQEVIRLVGSEGVIDVVGNNISVKHSLMPEAPGFGGYDSLFTFSKRMQDDMQKEYDAKWTADQRKRPTKEDIVFKAPDGYSDHLDHFTNFFDAIRMGKPVVEDATFGFRAAAPALSCNASFLSKKIVHWDPVTMKLVQ
- a CDS encoding zinc-binding alcohol dehydrogenase family protein yields the protein MKAVVIHRPGSAEELVLQERPIPIPTDGQVLVKVNAFGLNRSELMTRKGLSPNVQFPRVLGIECVGEVETDPSGQYAKGQPVMALMGGMGRDFDGSYAEYTVLPKHLLHPFQSMLPWEVLGAIPEMFQTVHGSLQLALGIQPGETLLVRGGTSSVGMLAIQIAKNLGLTVLATTRNVQKESALRDNGATHVLIDDGKLSEAVRAIFPEGVDKVLELVGTSTLHDSLSCLKPGGMGCMSGMLSETWAIPNFAPMEFIPSTVKLTVYDSGQISSSTTAFQEFIREVEAGQVKLSVSQVFRLDQIVEAHRFMEQNQGAGKIVVLP
- a CDS encoding ThuA domain-containing protein encodes the protein MKSLFALLVLLIGTSTYVQAQSPQKGKANVIRTLIVDGQNNHEQWPKITFMMKRYLEETGKFSVDVKRSYYTWNGDALIEKYKIPGVQTTKALPKARADSSFHPDFSKYDLVICNFGWNAAPWSDETQADFESFIKKGGGLVVVHAADNSFPMWPAYNKMIGLGGWGDRTEKDGPFVYYDNEGKLIRDTQPGRAGSHGAQAEFLITVRDANHPITKGMPLTWMHTKDEMYDRLRGPAENMTVLATAFSSKENKGTDRNEPMLMTINYGKGRIFHTPLGHVDYSVECVGFITCLQRGAQWAATGKVDIPIPADFPTPTATSKRSFVE
- a CDS encoding radical SAM protein, with the translated sequence MTNRVLLLTPPFTQLNTPYPATAYLKGYLNTLALSDGEPVVAHQADLGIETILSLFSKQGLTNLFAQASAVANLSQNSQRMLRLRADYVATIEPTIRFLQHRNPTLAHTIADRSYLPESSRFAEVDELDWAFGTMGLHDKARHLATLYLEDIGDLLAEAIDPHFGFSRYAERLGRTATHFDDLQASLTAPDTLVGQTLLHLLDQKMAQYQPTVVCLTVPFPGNLFGALLCGRHLKQHYPAVRVVLGGGYANTELRSLREPRLFDYVDFVSLDDGEAPLRSLLEHLRGKREATNLKRTFMRVDGQVVYQNGAIDRDVAQRDTGTPDYADLPLNNYLSVIEVTNPMHRLWSDGRWNKLTLAHGCYWGKCSFCDISLDYIARYEPLTAGLLCDRIETIMTQTGQNGFHFVDEAAPPALMRDLALEILRRGLTVVWWTNIRFEKAFTADLCQLLKLSGCIAVSGGLEVASDRLLERMKKGVTVAQVARVANHFTTAGIMVHAYLMYGFPTQTDQETIDSLEMVRQLFAIGVVQSGFWHRFAMTAHSPVGLHPAGFDVQRIGPIDGPFADNDLDHADPLGADHERFAEGLRKSLFNYMHGVGLEIPLASWFTFRVPPTTVPPDYIDEAIADTTEDLLRSHALVVWPGHAPTLAIVEPRRGRRSSTQGRSVPQAELTFARRQDDLVLDLPLTMGQWLMQYWPQFSQNAPVPLTLQQLRATFEQAGLGSFLAFQQTEGWADWRAAGLLVV
- a CDS encoding DUF1080 domain-containing protein, whose amino-acid sequence is MFAKLVAFGLITYLACSLVQAQPLNTLSAQEKKEGWKLLFDGHDLKGWHRYNGKGVPATWKIEQGVLHLDVPQTATTARDAGDLVTDAIISGDFEFKAEFKIEKYTNSGFFFFVQEEAQNKKIYDTGLEVQVGDDALYQKESAHPHSSGDLFGLADVRMQEPKPLGSWNQLTMSLKKSKLIVTINGFTVQEHDLTSSDWKQRMAASKLKDAPVGKGKLTGRIGLQDWNTNVWFRNIKLRPL
- a CDS encoding glycoside hydrolase family 28 protein; this translates as MRIIGVALVCAVALSVQLSAQNVVKTSFPDGSPISSWFTTIRKVSLSQLGKSYVISNFGVTADSTLVQTDAIQKVIDMAARKGGGVVVIPKGTFMSGALFFKPKTHLYLAEGAVLKGSNNIADYPKLPSRMEGQSLDYFAALVNAYQVDGFTISGKGVIDGNGLRFWEAFWARRKENPNCTNLEVSRPRLVFIWKCNNVQVQDIKLHNAGFWTSHYYQCQNLKVLDAHIYSPYKPVKAPSTDAIDLDACSNVLIKGCYMSVNDDAIALKGGKGPWADRVPSNGANTNIIIEDCEFGFCHSALTCGSEAIHNRNIIMRNCHVNEASRVLWLKMRPDTPQLYEYITLENIKGQAHSLLYVKPWTQFFDLQGRPDVPLSYSDHVSLKHIELSCDTFFDVAISEYDRLSNFIFENVAVESKNAAIDKKVVNGFRLKNVKINHTIVE
- a CDS encoding alpha/beta hydrolase codes for the protein MKKQVLFIQGGGKDGYEADAKLVASLQNALGMDYEISYPRMQTDEAAPDYGWLKQIGNEIGKLKGDAVLVAHSLGASLLLKYLSEYKASKKVDRVFLLAPPFWTGKEEWVQGLKLQEDFAERLPPTSRFFFYHCRDDEEVPVDQFTTYRQTLPGATFREIERGGHQLGNNLTLVAKDIKAQ